A stretch of DNA from Maridesulfovibrio sp.:
AAGGGCTTCCTGCGCGAGCAGGCCGACCAGCTGGACATACGTACCCTTGAGGTGCCCGATAATCTCGGCGGCCGCTATTCGGTTCTTTCCGCGGTGGGACTGCTCCCGGCCATGTTTATGGGCATAGATTACCGCGCCATGGTTGAAGGAGCGTCAGCCGTTCTTTCACCGCTGGCCTCAAGAGATCTCAATGCGGACATCCTGCGGCGGCACCCGTCCTTCAGACTGGCCTGCTGGGGAGCCTCGCTCATGGACGAGGGATTCAACGAACTGATCTTTTTCTCCTACGTTCCGCAGTGGGCCTGTTTCGGACAATGGTTTGCCCAGCTCTGGGCGGAAAGCCTCGGCAAGGAAGGCAAAGGCAGCCAGCCAATTCCCGCAACAGGAGCCACGGATCAGCATTCGGTGAACCAGATGTTCCTTGACGGACCGCGCAACAAGGCCTGCCTGTTTCTGACCTGCCCGGATCTGCCCGAAGGAAAGGAATTCCCGTCGGACATTCCGGCCAACTTCGCATACCTCAAAGGCAAGAAGTTCGGTGAACTGATTCACGCCGAAGGGCTTGGCACCAAGATGGCCCTCAGTGCCAACAATGTTCCACTGGTGGAAATAAAAGTCGGTTCGGAGAATGAAGAAGCGGCAGGAAGACTCATGGGACTGCTCATGGCCGCAACCATCTTCACCGGATGGATCATGGACATCAACCCCATCGACCAGCCTGCCGTGGAAATGGGCAAGCTGCTCGCCAAGGCCCGGCTGGGAGCTTCCGGACTTGAAAATGAAAAGAAAAGCCTGAACAATTTCCTGAACACCAAGCGCGCGGAACAGCCGTTCTAACCGCTTTTTTGACCAGTACTTTTTTGAGCATCAGCGGGCGGAAGGGGAGATTTCCCTTCCGGCTCGCCAAAACCATACCTATATGTCTCTATTAAACACAAAAGGGCCGATCAGAGATTTCCTCATCACGCTGGGCTTCATGACCCGTATCGGCCCGGTCATGGAAATAGAAGCCGCCGACCTTGCACGCACAGTCAAATGGATGCCCCTCACCGGAGCGGTACTAGGAGCACTTATTGCGCTGCCGTTTTATCTGGGTCTGTTTGCCGGTAAATTCTGGCTTCAGGCCTGGCTGACCGTTGCGGCATCGATATACCTCACCCGCGGACTTCACTTTGACGGCATTGCGGATATAGCCGATGGAGCAGGTCCTTATCCCGATCCTGAAAGATTCTGGAAGATCATCAAGGACAGCCGTTGCGGGGTGTTCGGGGTGCTGGCTGCCGTGCTGGCGGTCAGCGGTCAGATTCTGGGTTTTTATTATCTTTATTCCGCCTGTTCGTATGGAGCGGTAATCTGGGTGTTCACTCTTGGCAGACTGGGCAATGCCGCCTTCGGCCGACTGGCCCTGCACCTGGCCAGACCGGGACAGGGAGTGCTGACCATGAAAGGGACCGACTGTTTTTCGCTCCTGTGCGGGCTGGCCACAGTTGTTATTGCCGGAATGTTCGGCGTTTCGTCTTCTACACAGATTCTCGGTTTTCTGATTTCCGGCGCTGCGCTGTTCTTCCTTTACAGGCTGGCCGTAAAAATGAAGGGTGCAAACGGCGATTTTCTCGGTGCCGCACTGGTGCTGACTGAAATTTCCGCACTGCTGGCCTTTGCCGCACTTAACTGATCACTCCGGATAAACAAGGTTTTCAAGGCTGATCACGTCCAGAACCTCTGCGCAGTATTTTTTGGCCTCGATCACGGCACCGGCCGGGTCCATAAAGG
This window harbors:
- a CDS encoding glucose-6-phosphate isomerase, whose protein sequence is MAANILDWTDSWFEKLDSESKADNAGSIAARFSGEVAEGRLPFCSMPFMSELLHDLAGLEDYVKSFDHMLLLGIGGSALGARALQKAFFPQQDQPCHKGPWLWIADNVCAGTLDAYLEKLPLEKTLVAVVSKSGGTIETISQYFLVRSRMQEVLGDSWNRNTIFITDKNKGFLREQADQLDIRTLEVPDNLGGRYSVLSAVGLLPAMFMGIDYRAMVEGASAVLSPLASRDLNADILRRHPSFRLACWGASLMDEGFNELIFFSYVPQWACFGQWFAQLWAESLGKEGKGSQPIPATGATDQHSVNQMFLDGPRNKACLFLTCPDLPEGKEFPSDIPANFAYLKGKKFGELIHAEGLGTKMALSANNVPLVEIKVGSENEEAAGRLMGLLMAATIFTGWIMDINPIDQPAVEMGKLLAKARLGASGLENEKKSLNNFLNTKRAEQPF
- a CDS encoding adenosylcobinamide-GDP ribazoletransferase — protein: MSLLNTKGPIRDFLITLGFMTRIGPVMEIEAADLARTVKWMPLTGAVLGALIALPFYLGLFAGKFWLQAWLTVAASIYLTRGLHFDGIADIADGAGPYPDPERFWKIIKDSRCGVFGVLAAVLAVSGQILGFYYLYSACSYGAVIWVFTLGRLGNAAFGRLALHLARPGQGVLTMKGTDCFSLLCGLATVVIAGMFGVSSSTQILGFLISGAALFFLYRLAVKMKGANGDFLGAALVLTEISALLAFAALN